One part of the Haliotis asinina isolate JCU_RB_2024 chromosome 2, JCU_Hal_asi_v2, whole genome shotgun sequence genome encodes these proteins:
- the LOC137273695 gene encoding protein FAM186A-like, which translates to MSVGLGRELPLESDEGLGRELSLESDQGLRRELSLESDQGLGRELSLESDQGLGRELPLESDHGLGRELSLESDQGLGRELSLESDQGLGRELSLESDHGLGRELSLESDQGLGRELSLESDQGLGRELSLESDQGLGRELSLESDQGLGRELSLESDQGLGRELSLESDQGLGRELSLESDQGLGRELSLESDQGLGRELSLESDQGLGRKLSLESDQGLGRELSLESDQGLGRELSLESDQGLGRELSLESDQGLGRELSLESDQGLGRELSLESDHGLGRELSLESDQGLGRELSLESDQGLGRELSLESDQGLGRELSLESDQGLGRELSLESDQGLGRELSLESDQGLGRELSLESDHGLGRELSLESDQGLGRELSLESDQGLGRELSLESDQGLGRELSLESDQGLGRELSLESDQGLGRELSLESDQGLGRELSLESDQGLGRELSLESDQGLGRELSLESDQGLGRELSLESDQGLGRELSLESDQGLGRELSLESDQGLGRELSLESDQGLGRELSLESDQGLGREFSLESDQGLGRELSLESDQGLGRELSLESDQGLGRELSLESDQGLGRELSLESDQGLGRELSLESDQGLGRELSLESDQGLGRELSLESEEGLGRELSLASDQGPGRELSLESDQGLGRELSLESDQGLGRELPLDADHGLGRELSLESDQGLGRELPLDADQGLWKGLFFESEQVQDSRCS; encoded by the coding sequence GGACTAGGGAGGGAGTTGCCCCTTGAGTCAGACGAGGGACTAGGGAGGGAGTTATCTCTTGAGTCAGACCAGGGACTAAGGAGGGAGTTATCCCTTGAGTCAGACCAGGGACTAGGGAGGGAGTTGTCCCTTGAGTCAGACCAGGGACTAGGGAGGGAGTTGCCCCTTGAGTCAGACCATGGACTAGGGAGGGAGCTATCCCTTGAGTCAGACCAGGGACTAGGGAGGGAGTTATCCCTTGAGTCAGACCAGGGACTAGGGAGGGAGTTATCCCTTGAGTCAGACCATGGACTAGGGAGGGAGTTGTCCCTTGAGTCAGACCAGGGACTAGGGAGGGAGTTATCTCTTGAGTCAGACCAGGGACTAGGGCGGGAGTTATCTCTTGAGTCAGACCAGGGACTAGGGAGGGAGTTATCCCTTGAGTCAGACCAGGGACTAGGGAGGGAGTTATCCCTTGAGTCAGACCAGGGACTAGGGAGGGAGTTGTCCCTTGAGTCAGACCAGGGACTAGGGAGGGAGTTGTCCCTTGAGTCAGACCAGGGACTAGGGAGGGAGTTATCGCTTGAGTCAGACCAGGGACTAGGGAGGGAGTTATCCCTTGAGTCAGACCAGGGACTAGGGAGGAAGTTATCGCTTGAGTCAGACCAGGGACTAGGGAGGGAGTTGTCCCTTGAATCAGATCAGGGACTAGGGAGGGAGTTGTCCCTTGAGTCAGATCAGGGACTAGGGAGGGAGTTATCCCTCGAGTCAGACCAGGGACTAGGGAGGGAGTTATCCCTTGAGTCAGACCAGGGACTAGGGAGGGAGTTATCCCTTGAGTCAGACCATGGACTAGGGAGGGAGTTATCCCTTGAGTCAGACCAGGGACTAGGGAGGGAGTTGTCCCTTGAGTCAGATCAGGGACTAGGGAGGGAGTTGTCCCTTGAGTCAGATCAGGGACTAGGGAGGGAGTTATCCCTTGAGTCAGACCAGGGACTAGGGAGGGAGTTATCCCTTGAGTCAGACCAGGGACTAGGGAGGGAGTTATCTCTTGAGTCAGACCAGGGACTAGGGAGGGAGTTATCTCTTGAGTCAGACCATGGACTAGGGAGGGAGTTATCCCTTGAGTCAGACCAGGGACTAGGGAGGGAGTTGTCCCTTGAGTCAGATCAGGGACTAGGGAGGGAGTTGTCCCTTGAGTCAGATCAGGGACTAGGGAGGGAGTTGTCCCTTGAGTCAGACCAGGGACTAGGGAGGGAGTTATCCCTTGAGTCAGACCAGGGACTAGGGAGGGAGTTATCTCTTGAGTCAGACCAGGGACTAGGGAGGGAGTTATCTCTTGAGTCAGACCAGGGACTAGGGAGGGAGTTATCCCTTGAGTCAGACCAGGGACTAGGGAGGGAGTTATCCCTCGAGTCAGATCAGGGACTAGGGAGGGAGTTATCCCTTGAGTCAGACCAGGGACTAGGGAGGGAGTTATCCCTTGAGTCAGACCAGGGACTAGGGAGGGAGTTATCCCTTGAGTCAGACCAGGGACTAGGGAGGGAGTTATCCCTTGAGTCAGACCAGGGACTAGGGAGGGAGTTGTCCCTTGAGTCAGACCAGGGACTAGGGAGGGAGTTCTCCCTTGAGTCAGACCAGGGACTAGGGAGGGAGTTGTCCCTTGAGTCAGATCAGGGACTAGGGAGGGAGTTGTCCCTTGAGTCAGATCAGGGACTAGGGAGGGAGTTATCCCTTGAGTCAGACCAGGGACTAGGGAGGGAGTTATCCCTTGAGTCAGACCAGGGACTAGGGAGGGAGTTATCTCTTGAGTCAGATCAGGGACTAGGGAGGGAGTTATCCCTTGAGTCAGACCAGGGACTAGGGAGGGAGTTATCCCTTGAGTCAGAAGAGGGACTAGGGAGGGAGTTATCCCTTGCGTCAGACCAGGGACCAGGGAGGGAGTTATCCCTTGAGTCAGACCAGGGACTAGGGAGGGAGTTATCGCTTGAGTCAGACCAGGGACTAGGGAGGGAGTTGCCCCTAGATGCAGACCATGGACTAGGGAGGGAGTTATCCCTTGAGTCAGACCAGGGACTAGGGAGGGAGTTGCCCCTAGATGCAGACCAGGGACTATGGAAGGGGTTGTTCTTTGAGTCTGAACAGGTACAAGACAGTAGGTGCTCCTAG